The Fusobacterium sp. DD2 genomic sequence CTATAGGACTTGCTAAAAAAGCTCATGCAAGAGCATGTTTGGCTGTTCTAGTGACGTACATGACATATAACTATTTTATTAACGCAATACTTACATTTTGGGGACCAACATTTGGTGTAGACTTCACTCAGGCTGTTGGAGGAGTGAGCGGACTTACAACAATTGCGGGTATTAAGACATTAGATACAAGTATAGTTGGAGCAATAGTAATTGCAGGAATTACTACAGCAATACATAACAAGTTTTTCGATGCTAAGCTTCCTGACTTCTTAGGAACATTCCAAGGAACAACACTTGTAAGTGGAATAGCATTTGTAGTAATGATTCCAGTATCACTATTAACTTGCCTAGTTTGGCCAAAAGTTCAAATGGGAATTGCATCATTACAAGGATTTATGGTAGTTTCTGGTAACTTTGGAGTTTGGTTATACACATTCTTAGAAAGAATCTTGATACCAACAGGACTACATCACTTTATATATGGACCATTTATATTTGGACCAGCAGTTGTTGACTCAGGAATTCAAGTGGCTTGGGCACAAAATCTACAAAACTTTGCAAACTCAACTT encodes the following:
- a CDS encoding PTS transporter subunit EIIC, yielding MLKQFQRLGGALFAPVLLFPFAGMIVALAIILKNPDFVGSLADPSSFFYKVMTVIEEGGWTVFRQLPLIFAIGLPIGLAKKAHARACLAVLVTYMTYNYFINAILTFWGPTFGVDFTQAVGGVSGLTTIAGIKTLDTSIVGAIVIAGITTAIHNKFFDAKLPDFLGTFQGTTLVSGIAFVVMIPVSLLTCLVWPKVQMGIASLQGFMVVSGNFGVWLYTFLERILIPTGLHHFIYGPFIFGPAVVDSGIQVAWAQNLQNFANST